A window of Apium graveolens cultivar Ventura chromosome 8, ASM990537v1, whole genome shotgun sequence contains these coding sequences:
- the LOC141679719 gene encoding uncharacterized protein LOC141679719 encodes MDVKGEKWVTLPKYSDRYRKGVEAFVNQAFSRYAVGNELKCPCKKCGNRFWSGAKAIHEHLVCNGPCSHSVEWIYEVSTHEIDRVADEMDINIGVGLGDEFDAMIHNAYGTNDVTDHVGRTGLNDDARKFYRLVKEGGQPLYPECKKFSRLSFLVRLYQLKCIHGFSESGFSDLLELIKEVFPHVNLPSSFSAAKGMIKDLGLDYQKIHACPNDCMLFWAENERLENCAKCGTSRWRVVEKKAKARSDANIELASNPKISAKVMRYFPLNPRLQRMFLSSDFSSSMTWHALS; translated from the coding sequence ATGGATGTTAAAGGAGAGAAATGGGTAACACTTCCCAAGTACAGTGATAGATATAGGAAGGGAGTTGAAGCTTTTGTTAACCAAGCATTTTCCCGATATGCCGTAGGAAACGAGCTTAAGTGCCCTTGTAAGAAATGTGGTAATCGTTTTTGGAGTGGTGCTAAGGCTATACACGAACATCTAGTCTGTAATGGTCCTTGTTCCCATTCCGTTGAATGGATTTACGAGGTCTCAACCCATGAGATAGATAGGGTTGCTGATGAGATGGATATTAATATAGGTGTAGGTCTTGGAGATGAATTTGATGCTATGATACACAATGCATATGGTACTAATGACGTTACTGACCACGTTGGTAGAACAGGACTAAACGATGACGCAAGGAAATTTTATCGCCTTGTTAAGGAGGGTGGACAACCGTTATATCCCGAGTGCAAAAAATTTAGTCGATTAAGTTTCTTAGTTAGGCTTTATCAACTAAAGTGCATTCATGGATTTAGTGAATCAGGATTTAGTGACTTACTTGAATTGATAAAGGAGGTTTTCCCTCATGTAAATCTTCCGTCTTCTTTTAGTGCGGCAAAGGGTATGATTAAAGACCTAGGACTTGATTACCAAAAGATACATGCATGTCCAAATGACTGCATGCTCTTTTGGGCAGAAAACGAGAGGCTGGAGAATTGTGCTAAGTGTGGAACATCAAGATGGAGAGTAGTTGAAAAGAAGGCGAAGGCCAGGTCTGATGCAAACATAGAACTAGCATCGAATCCTAAAATCTCGGCTAAAGTGATGAGATACTTCCCTTTAAATCCAAGGCTGCAGAGAATGTTCTTGAGCTCTGATTTCTCGAGCTCAATGACATGGCATGCTTTATCATGA